The following proteins are co-located in the Desulfatitalea tepidiphila genome:
- a CDS encoding hydrogenase iron-sulfur subunit, which translates to MPTEFKIVLFLCSWGPHAAFQRLQDQRADIPPEIKMVRIPCSGRISKALLFKPFEMGADGVILVGCAPGACRYGTGTETAAENTEDTRRILDLIGLDGERVQLGNFQPDAADDLLAFLKAFAARIRELGKSPVRTQAGRDRFTSEPETVEAIVARHDVFACQDCGKCTSACSLALAGKPFSPRYVAAEIIAGHADRPDVRESVNACLTCGVCYERCPSAVNFPEFIKDMRAYYHERDVSAAPAHGGFFQSMMRAMTSEPLVPRRWTHLPESIRTNPKSRVLFFGGCASYFDIFFHKFLAVQTERIVEDSLRLLNFFDVEPALMSDERCCGHDLLWSGDRENFLRLARINADAIAATGAEEIITACPECCHTLGTEYARYGIELSVKVTHMHAFLEREIGKGAVAFKAPQGRMAFQDACRQSRFDGQADLPRKLLKHLCADTTDALDDDGAPTPCCGNSAWIGCDAFSKHFQVQRLQRVCQSGTTNLITACPKCQIHLRCAMEDVLRGDDLKVETMDLVSAIARSIYWA; encoded by the coding sequence ATGCCGACCGAGTTTAAAATCGTTTTGTTTTTGTGCAGCTGGGGGCCCCACGCAGCCTTTCAGCGCCTGCAGGACCAGCGGGCGGATATTCCCCCGGAGATCAAGATGGTCCGCATCCCATGCAGCGGCCGAATCAGCAAGGCATTGCTGTTCAAGCCGTTTGAAATGGGGGCCGACGGTGTCATCCTGGTGGGCTGCGCGCCCGGGGCCTGCCGGTACGGCACGGGAACCGAGACGGCCGCCGAGAACACCGAGGATACGCGCCGGATCCTGGACCTGATCGGGTTGGACGGCGAAAGGGTGCAACTGGGCAATTTTCAGCCCGATGCCGCGGATGATCTTCTGGCCTTTCTCAAGGCGTTTGCGGCCCGCATACGCGAACTGGGGAAAAGCCCGGTTCGGACTCAGGCGGGCCGGGATCGGTTTACAAGCGAACCGGAGACGGTCGAGGCCATCGTGGCCCGGCACGATGTGTTTGCCTGTCAGGACTGCGGCAAATGCACGTCGGCCTGCTCTCTGGCCCTGGCCGGAAAGCCTTTCTCGCCGCGTTATGTGGCCGCCGAGATCATCGCCGGGCATGCCGACCGGCCCGACGTGCGGGAGTCGGTGAACGCCTGTTTAACTTGCGGCGTCTGCTACGAGCGCTGTCCTTCGGCCGTCAATTTCCCGGAATTCATCAAGGACATGCGCGCCTATTATCACGAGCGCGACGTATCGGCCGCTCCGGCCCACGGCGGTTTTTTCCAGAGCATGATGCGCGCCATGACCTCCGAACCCCTGGTGCCGAGGCGCTGGACGCACCTGCCGGAGAGCATTCGCACAAACCCGAAGAGCCGGGTGCTGTTCTTCGGCGGCTGCGCGTCCTACTTCGACATCTTCTTTCATAAATTCCTCGCCGTACAGACCGAACGCATCGTCGAAGACAGCCTCAGGCTGCTCAACTTCTTCGATGTGGAACCGGCCCTGATGAGCGACGAGCGGTGCTGCGGGCACGATCTGCTCTGGTCCGGCGACCGCGAGAATTTTCTTCGCCTGGCCCGGATCAATGCCGACGCCATCGCGGCAACCGGCGCCGAAGAGATCATCACGGCTTGTCCCGAATGCTGTCACACCCTCGGCACCGAATACGCGCGTTACGGCATCGAATTGTCGGTGAAGGTGACCCACATGCACGCTTTCCTGGAACGGGAGATCGGCAAGGGAGCCGTGGCGTTCAAGGCCCCCCAGGGCCGCATGGCCTTTCAGGATGCCTGCCGCCAGAGCCGTTTCGATGGCCAGGCCGATTTGCCCCGAAAATTGCTCAAACATCTGTGCGCGGATACCACCGATGCGCTGGACGACGACGGGGCGCCGACGCCGTGCTGCGGCAACAGCGCCTGGATCGGTTGTGATGCCTTCAGCAAACACTTCCAGGTCCAGCGTCTGCAACGGGTGTGTCAAAGCGGTACCACCAACCTGATCACGGCCTGCCCGAAATGCCAGATCCACCTGCGCTGTGCCATGGAGGACGTGCTGCGCGGCGACGACCTGAAAGTGGAGACGATGGATCTGGTGAGTGCCATCGCCAGGTCGATTTATTGGGCATGA
- the hdrA2 gene encoding CoB-CoM heterodisulfide reductase HdrA2, translating into MTTSTVLSVPGVLPSADSEVRIGVYVCHCGMNIAQTVDCDGVAEAMVNLPDVVVAKGIGYACSEPGQREIREDIATHGLNRIVVGSCSPRLHEPTFRQMLIAAGLNPYLLEMANLREQCSWVHMKTPEAATAKAHDLVKMAVARARRLQSLTDPMLPMTQRALVIGGGVAGIQAALDMADNGYEVVMVERQPSIGGVMAQLDKTFPTMDCSIUILGPKMTDAGRHPRIKIHTLSEVVDVKGNVGSFEVKIVKKARYVDEKACTACGECAKVCPVVRPDEFNMGLSSRHAIYSPFPQAVPSAYVLNPGECLGNNPVVCSKCLDACEKKCIDFHMSDETIAERVGTIVVATGLTPHDPRALDEYGYTRFENVLTSLEFERLVNAGGPTQGHLVRPSDRKRPRSVAFIQCVGSRSARRGKSYCSNICCMNTIKSTLVLKEHYPDMDIKVFYIDIRAFGKGFEDLYTRSRRAGVHYVRGLPGHVEELSDGRLRVAVENTAGSSLDFYDLDMLVLAVGIEPAAGTHRLQEMMGLQLSPDGFFLEAHPKLQPVDAATRGVFYAGCAEGPKDIKESVTQASAAAARAIRLMQSSQIRAEAITSEVITEQCKACGKCAEVCPYNAITVDPKKKIPAKIATAACTGCGTCAAECPFGAIVMNHFTDRQIYDQIDALLDDRPADKILTFACNWCSYAGADYAGVSRLQYPPNARLIRTMCSGRVDEDFIWYAFKKGVPVVLVSGCHIGDCHYIDANHWTVKRVERVRKKMEKRGLRTDRLQLEWISAAEGIRFAEVMTRMEQLRQSVSEKEIAETIALLS; encoded by the coding sequence ATGACAACATCGACTGTTTTATCTGTGCCAGGCGTGCTGCCGTCCGCTGACAGTGAGGTGCGCATCGGGGTGTATGTCTGCCACTGCGGCATGAACATCGCCCAGACCGTAGATTGCGACGGGGTGGCCGAGGCCATGGTCAATCTGCCCGATGTGGTGGTGGCCAAAGGCATCGGGTATGCCTGCAGCGAGCCGGGACAGCGCGAAATCCGCGAGGACATCGCCACCCACGGGCTGAATCGCATCGTGGTGGGATCCTGTTCGCCCCGATTGCACGAGCCCACCTTCCGGCAGATGCTGATCGCCGCCGGCCTCAACCCCTATCTCCTGGAGATGGCCAATCTGCGCGAGCAGTGCAGCTGGGTGCACATGAAGACCCCCGAGGCCGCCACGGCCAAGGCCCACGATCTGGTCAAGATGGCGGTGGCCCGGGCCCGAAGGCTTCAATCGCTGACCGACCCCATGCTGCCCATGACCCAGAGGGCGCTGGTGATCGGCGGCGGCGTGGCCGGTATCCAGGCGGCCCTGGACATGGCCGACAACGGATACGAGGTGGTGATGGTCGAACGCCAACCGTCCATCGGCGGCGTGATGGCCCAACTGGACAAGACCTTCCCCACCATGGATTGCTCGATCTGAATTCTCGGTCCCAAGATGACGGATGCCGGTCGGCATCCCCGGATCAAGATCCACACGCTGAGCGAAGTGGTGGACGTCAAGGGCAACGTGGGCAGTTTCGAGGTGAAAATCGTCAAAAAGGCCCGCTACGTGGACGAAAAGGCCTGCACCGCGTGCGGTGAATGTGCCAAGGTGTGCCCGGTGGTGCGGCCGGACGAGTTCAACATGGGTCTATCGTCGCGCCATGCCATCTACTCGCCGTTTCCCCAGGCCGTACCGTCGGCCTATGTCCTCAATCCCGGCGAGTGTCTGGGCAACAACCCGGTGGTGTGCAGCAAATGCCTGGACGCCTGCGAGAAGAAGTGTATCGATTTTCACATGTCCGACGAGACCATCGCCGAGCGCGTGGGGACCATCGTGGTGGCCACCGGTCTGACACCCCATGACCCGCGGGCGCTGGATGAATACGGCTACACGCGCTTTGAAAACGTGCTGACCAGCCTGGAGTTCGAGCGCCTGGTCAATGCCGGCGGCCCCACCCAAGGCCACCTGGTGCGGCCCTCGGATCGCAAACGGCCGCGATCGGTGGCCTTCATACAATGCGTGGGGTCGCGGTCGGCCCGCCGCGGCAAATCATACTGTTCCAACATCTGCTGCATGAATACAATCAAGAGCACCCTGGTACTCAAGGAGCACTACCCGGACATGGACATCAAGGTATTCTACATCGATATCCGTGCCTTCGGCAAAGGTTTCGAGGACCTGTACACCCGCAGCCGGCGGGCGGGGGTGCACTACGTTCGCGGACTGCCCGGACATGTGGAAGAACTGTCCGACGGGCGGCTGCGCGTGGCCGTGGAAAACACGGCCGGGTCGTCCCTGGATTTCTACGACCTGGATATGCTGGTGCTGGCCGTGGGCATCGAACCGGCCGCCGGAACCCACAGGCTTCAGGAGATGATGGGGCTTCAGCTCTCGCCGGACGGCTTTTTCCTCGAGGCGCACCCCAAGCTGCAGCCGGTGGATGCCGCCACGCGCGGCGTTTTCTACGCCGGATGCGCCGAAGGGCCAAAAGATATCAAGGAGAGTGTTACTCAGGCTTCGGCGGCCGCGGCGCGGGCCATCCGCCTCATGCAATCCAGCCAGATCCGCGCCGAGGCCATTACTTCGGAAGTGATCACCGAGCAGTGCAAGGCGTGCGGCAAATGTGCCGAAGTGTGTCCGTACAACGCCATTACCGTGGATCCCAAGAAGAAGATTCCGGCCAAGATCGCCACTGCCGCCTGCACCGGCTGTGGGACCTGTGCGGCCGAGTGCCCCTTCGGGGCCATCGTCATGAATCACTTTACCGACCGCCAGATCTACGACCAGATCGACGCCCTGCTCGACGACCGGCCGGCGGATAAAATTCTCACCTTTGCCTGCAACTGGTGCTCTTACGCCGGGGCCGATTACGCCGGCGTGTCCAGGTTGCAGTATCCGCCCAACGCGCGCCTGATCCGCACCATGTGCTCGGGGCGGGTCGACGAGGATTTCATCTGGTACGCATTCAAAAAAGGGGTGCCGGTGGTCCTGGTGAGCGGCTGCCACATCGGCGATTGTCATTACATCGACGCCAACCATTGGACGGTCAAGCGGGTCGAACGGGTGCGCAAGAAGATGGAAAAGCGCGGCCTGCGAACTGATCGTCTGCAACTGGAGTGGATCAGCGCCGCCGAAGGCATCCGTTTCGCGGAAGTCATGACGCGCATGGAGCAGTTGCGGCAATCGGTATCTGAAAAAGAGATCGCCGAAACCATAGCCCTATTGAGTTGA
- a CDS encoding adenylate/guanylate cyclase domain-containing protein has protein sequence MDIRNSAQSILFIDDEEGVRRSVQRALKREPYHIYTAGDGREGIGVVENHVEEIVTVVSDFKMPGIDGLETLKIIGGINPEITRIILTGYATMEAAIEATNCGIDGFLTKPFDNVELRAKIRDIWVRKHLRQFVSEQIYEEINRSPLSLTPRLQDVTILFSDIRNFTAMSQHVSPEALVEFLNGDYFTPLGDIAYQHQGTLDKHIGDSMMVVFGAPVARPDDARRAVSTAIDMQRKAAEIDGKYIGHPHLRLQTGIGIASGKVFSGIMGSMRKKEFTCVGMAVNIAARLQGLARSGEILVDAATAAQLDGTNDIEALPDTAVKGLDRPIRVFRIGHGLTRTNSTQ, from the coding sequence ATGGACATCCGGAATTCAGCCCAGAGTATTCTATTCATCGATGACGAAGAAGGGGTTCGCCGCTCGGTGCAACGCGCCCTGAAGCGCGAACCCTACCACATCTACACGGCCGGCGACGGACGCGAAGGCATCGGGGTGGTCGAGAATCATGTGGAAGAGATCGTGACGGTGGTCTCGGATTTCAAAATGCCGGGCATCGACGGCCTGGAGACCCTGAAGATCATCGGGGGCATCAATCCTGAGATCACCCGCATCATCCTGACCGGCTATGCCACCATGGAGGCGGCCATCGAAGCGACCAACTGCGGCATCGACGGCTTCCTGACCAAACCCTTCGATAACGTGGAGCTGCGCGCCAAGATCCGCGACATCTGGGTTCGCAAGCACCTGCGCCAGTTCGTCTCCGAGCAGATCTACGAAGAGATCAACAGGTCCCCTCTTTCGCTGACCCCCCGTCTCCAGGATGTCACCATTTTATTCTCGGACATCCGGAACTTCACGGCCATGTCCCAGCACGTGTCGCCGGAAGCACTGGTCGAATTTCTCAACGGCGACTACTTCACCCCCCTGGGCGACATCGCCTACCAGCATCAAGGTACCTTGGACAAACATATCGGAGACAGCATGATGGTCGTTTTCGGTGCGCCGGTGGCCCGGCCGGACGACGCCCGTCGGGCCGTGAGTACGGCCATCGACATGCAGCGCAAGGCCGCCGAAATCGATGGGAAGTATATCGGCCATCCCCATCTGCGCCTGCAGACCGGGATCGGCATCGCCAGCGGAAAAGTCTTTTCGGGCATCATGGGATCCATGCGCAAAAAGGAGTTCACCTGCGTGGGCATGGCCGTCAACATCGCCGCCCGCTTGCAGGGGCTGGCCCGTAGCGGCGAAATTTTGGTGGATGCCGCCACGGCCGCGCAACTGGATGGAACCAACGACATCGAGGCACTGCCCGATACCGCTGTCAAAGGCCTGGACCGACCGATCCGGGTCTTCCGCATCGGCCACGGCCTGACCAGAACAAATTCAACTCAATAG
- a CDS encoding DUF1848 family protein — MHRIVLSASRRTDIPAFYMPWFMAQIEKGVFEVPHPYGAAPVRVPAAADQVHSIVFWSKNFDPFIDGEYGQALIQKGYHLFFNFTINSPHPILEPGVPPLSDRLAQIERLADLFGARTIQWRFDPICYFITDDGREGDNLDRFFDIAERAAGAGVSICITSFVDLYRKVVRRTSASGLSLYDPPLSRKVDQIVSMTGRLEKLEIQLMLCCEKEVLAAMPTGVNVAGAACIPNHRLADLYGPDVTLKHDTGQRVAAGCGCRHSRDIGSYRLHPCYHDCLFCYANPASDTAGDRHKTLPEPDNANG; from the coding sequence ATGCACCGGATCGTTTTATCCGCTTCGCGCCGCACAGATATTCCCGCCTTTTACATGCCCTGGTTCATGGCCCAGATCGAAAAGGGGGTGTTCGAAGTCCCCCATCCATACGGCGCCGCACCGGTGCGGGTACCGGCCGCCGCCGATCAGGTGCACAGCATCGTCTTCTGGTCCAAAAATTTCGACCCCTTTATCGACGGTGAGTATGGACAAGCATTGATCCAAAAAGGATACCATCTCTTCTTCAATTTCACGATCAACTCCCCCCACCCGATCCTGGAACCCGGGGTGCCGCCATTGAGCGACCGGTTGGCCCAGATCGAGCGCCTGGCCGATCTGTTCGGAGCCCGGACCATTCAGTGGCGTTTCGATCCCATCTGCTATTTCATAACCGACGACGGCCGGGAGGGCGATAACCTGGACCGGTTTTTCGACATCGCCGAGCGCGCCGCCGGGGCCGGTGTAAGCATCTGCATCACCAGCTTCGTGGATTTGTATCGCAAGGTCGTCCGGCGCACCTCTGCGTCAGGCCTGAGCCTGTACGACCCGCCGTTGTCCCGCAAGGTCGATCAGATCGTGTCCATGACGGGGCGCCTGGAAAAGCTGGAGATCCAGTTGATGCTCTGCTGTGAAAAAGAGGTGCTGGCCGCCATGCCGACCGGTGTCAACGTGGCGGGTGCGGCGTGCATCCCCAACCACCGCCTGGCCGACCTGTACGGTCCGGACGTGACCCTGAAACACGACACCGGCCAGCGGGTGGCGGCCGGGTGCGGGTGCCGGCATTCCCGGGATATCGGCAGCTACCGATTGCACCCCTGTTATCACGATTGTCTGTTCTGCTATGCCAATCCGGCCAGCGACACGGCCGGCGACCGGCATAAGACACTGCCGGAACCGGACAACGCCAATGGATGA